The Lytechinus pictus isolate F3 Inbred chromosome 15, Lp3.0, whole genome shotgun sequence genome contains a region encoding:
- the LOC135156764 gene encoding uncharacterized protein K02A2.6-like: MKEELHRGHNGVESTLRRARDHLYWPGMSKEIKEFIQTCDTCQENSSSQPAQPLMSHQIIDRPWAKIGLDLFHHSNDTYLIMVCYYSNFFEMEKLQRTTAPAVIKKLKHQFGRYGVPEIIVSDNGPPFSSNEFAEFAKKLGVKHNTISPYNSKANGKAVSAVKTAKRLLTRCKDTGDDVDLALLNIRNTPTQGIQSSPVQRFIGRRTRTLLLTLTWLLAPDRNPQADLERLKESQKRQAKYFNRDTRKLKDLSPGAIVRVKPFNNDKKWKKSVIRKKLDDRSYEVRCEGQVLRRNREHLRATSEPQDVKYTGPALYNWRCSDGNPQPDVPTTERHTSHWPYQDPDIPDRGY; the protein is encoded by the coding sequence ATGAAAGAGGAGTTACATCGTGGTCACAATGGTGTCGAGTCAACTTTGAGGAGAGCTCGTGATCATCTCTACTGGCCGGGCATGAGTAAAGAAATCAAGGAATTTATTCAAACATGTGACACATGCCAAGAAAACTCTAGCTCACAGCCTGCCCAGCCTCTAATGTCGCACCAGATTATAGACAGACCATGGGCCAAGATAGGACTGGATCTTTTCCATCATAGTAATGACACATATTTGATCATGGTCTGTTATTACTCAAACTTCTTTGAGATGGAAAAACTACAGAGGACAACTGCCCCTGCAGTCATCAAGAAACTGAAACACCAGTTTGGGAGATATGGAGTACCTGAAATCATCGTATCTGACAATGGTCCTCCTTTCTCCTCTAACGAATTTGCTGAATTTGCCAAAAAGCTTGGAGTTAAGCATAATACCATCTCTCCATACAACAGCAAAGCTAATGGCAAAGCAGTGTCTGCTGTCAAGACTGCAAAAAGACTACTTACAAGATGCAAGGATACTGGAGATGATGTTGATCTAGCCTTACTCAACATTCGCAACACCCCTACACAAGGTATCCAGAGTAGTCCAGTCCAGAGATTCATTGGTCGTCGGACTCGTACTCTCCTCCTCACTTTGACTTGGTTGCTTGCACCTGATCGCAACCCACAGGCTGATCTTGAGAGACTGAAAGAAAGCCAGAAACGTCAAGCAAAGTATTTCAACAGAGATACAAGAAAGTTGAAAGATCTCTCGCCAGGAGCAATAGTAAGAGTCAAGCCATTCAACAATGACAAGAAGTGGAAGAAATCAGTTATCCGTAAGAAACTGGATGACCGTTCCTATGAAGTTCGCTGTGAGGGCCAGGTTCTCAGAAGGAACAGAGAACACCTCAGAGCCACATCTGAACCACAAGATGTAAAGTACACTGGTCCTGCTCTTTACAACTGGAGATGTTCTGATGGTAATCCTCAACCTGATGTACCAACTACTGAGCGCCATACTTCCCATTGGCCATACCAGGACCCAGATATCCCAGACCGCGGATATTAA